From Candidatus Hinthialibacter antarcticus, the proteins below share one genomic window:
- the nth gene encoding endonuclease III — MKKQDIHQAVRILRQEVPKWKTPAVTVVAENDRSPFAVLISCILSLRTKDETTAQAFKRLKKRARTPQGILKIPVDELAQIIYPVGFYRNKAKQIHSMCHDIIERYGSETPNTIEELLTLNGVGRKTANLVVTLGFGLPGICVDIHVHRITNRWGYIQTKKPDESEFALRKKLPPEYWIEINDLLVSYGQNLCKPISPYCSICLLKPYCKQIGVEKHR; from the coding sequence GTGAAAAAACAAGACATTCATCAAGCCGTTCGTATCCTACGGCAAGAGGTTCCAAAATGGAAGACGCCAGCCGTCACCGTAGTGGCTGAAAACGACCGCAGCCCCTTTGCGGTATTGATTTCGTGCATCCTCAGCCTGCGCACCAAAGACGAGACCACCGCCCAGGCCTTCAAGCGCCTCAAAAAACGCGCGCGCACTCCTCAAGGCATACTTAAGATTCCCGTAGACGAACTGGCGCAAATTATTTACCCCGTCGGATTCTACCGCAACAAAGCCAAGCAGATTCACTCCATGTGCCATGACATCATCGAGCGCTACGGCAGCGAGACGCCGAACACGATTGAGGAACTGCTCACCCTCAACGGCGTAGGCCGCAAAACGGCAAACCTGGTGGTCACTCTGGGCTTCGGCCTGCCCGGCATCTGCGTCGATATTCATGTCCATCGCATCACCAACCGCTGGGGTTATATTCAAACAAAAAAGCCTGACGAATCTGAATTCGCCTTGCGCAAAAAACTACCGCCGGAGTATTGGATCGAGATCAATGACTTGTTGGTTTCGTACGGGCAAAACTTGTGCAAACCCATTTCGCCGTATTGCTCAATCTGTCTGTTGAAACCCTACTGCAAACAAATCGGCGTTGAAAAACATCGCTAG
- a CDS encoding DUF2298 domain-containing protein, translating into MYTAEKRILSAIALLVIFGVALFLRFDGLDWAYKDGAYSFHPDERHVESCVNQTRPQGLSAEELNLPLRQKVDLLVERNLKVDPNRNYGPNDPDRPGLKPVNYNYGTLPNHLYLLARTYFAQSYIPAENEAKGEWVFLNFPDAFSLFALGFVLLLGLSMYWGLCRDLKTIEASATPWYLDPRRLFYFMPCLLLPFIGLFVAVAVPQIAMDFSHYDPERSSVLIIGRMVTAWAGAFTVLIVYLIGRNAYNPLTGLIGAAFLATAMVHVQCSHFATVDVILGFFATAAIYAMLRLAQTGRLHWYLLSAVCVAFAVATKWSGLVLLAPLFIAQAIVTMGGAKRGVERWVHLFWLLVYGLFFLFFIQAARSTTPPFNETIGAFWSVFLSGLWWMLPTLVLAFGLSLYLLRMQMIWDGRYRGWLGDAWRVYKPWLWFELTGWVGFAAFFIGEPMAFYDAKQFAADIAAQAAMHTSGASPVWFTLQYNNTIPFFTSLDNLFYPSLDWLTATLIFLGCIYALWKVFVRPSREDLFLTAFVVPTFILLSTFHSKFPRYQLLILPVMAVLGARLCVDIMRLQPMLYSPEAPWFGPRLKRWTRRAGTVFVCAALLCGLVYGCAYVGVYDHPHTLVQATQYLRETMGPRAKVYVNNVDEGVHLPNLSDIGFHYAGPPGNDINAAADYYAQRLSQADYLVFRSKRPYGSTLQNPETFSAVNQFLRVLFSEQLGFRVDKVITQPPRFMGWEFRVDEEDESARIYDHPKVIIFKRTQNLDQKALTEAIIHPPDWVNEISASEILRLRDGAPVFSKPQTFPVLRWWIALFVLGWIGFLLLFPLCTALPDRGYGVARAAGIALFSWLCWVLASTRVFPVSGVQFAFVLALLLIAAGVSAYLNRAALCEFFKKRAILLLSLELLFLVVWAVFLSVRAYHPAAAWGEKPMNFSFINAIYRAEAFPPEDPWISGEPVNYYYYGHMLFSLVGRAAGVQPEYLFNVGGSSIAGLVALGVFSLIFAMTRRAFLSLFGVYLYLFSAHLLSFFQYVNYAVNHKAETAAVLGNIASGAWTVMAWMFTSSAMYLGVSSPDATAPLLQFDRFDLYGNLFWAISRVVPDTVANEFPYWTHLFMDFHAHMLVVPFTLVFLAIAYAMLARPLNELDSGRWTGFVFWMALMLGTVTCTNTWDLPGLAIVLMTALAIKFWRESSVANSKTYIEWTAPSTWLSLARMPGLPVFSTLVLSYALLYPFHFWFVSRVNSVGVMAQGQTSPYLYVFFWGHLLFPIAIAAVLLASTRRSGGVSLLRTALFGFGFIVSLASAILISKFNLFGFPSPLSETFAPLNYEVVGLFLPFLVVLFFCLWNRQRSTEQMYALLLGFVGLGLSLGIEIFYINEGRTPPTHRWNTVFKFNLQTWLYFSLFAPVACLIVWQCVGFVGKKTGMWFAYLTRFGFISAYACVLLLTLPFTVVAPAVVMFSGGAAYRDARGDLPTLDGLSWLKVEHYPDYAVAQWLKRFAPGTPRIAEMPDGYYNQVSRFCTTTGLPGMLGWSNHVGERMHYDKTGPRRRDADQIYLSGSKKQVRQILDQYNIQYVLFGEMEMNYRRDNYGRFTSYGIESLKRLESMGDILQLQYRYEDSSIFEVRRDLNAVYEMDRSTQVPDLPPALRPPEEGMALLAGQRGEGNGMFMEPRGLAVDGQGKVFVADTFNHRVQVFQPDGAYAWQVGDKGDGASEFNEPNALSIDPESGNFFIADTWNGRVVLLNKDGSYIGATPAIFYGPRGILYHPQTKLVYICNTGRHLIQLMQPNGDPAGQWGVAGGGDGDEAFREPIGIALTPAGEVAICDTRNTRVKIYSPQGQFLRQWPIQTTWTEEAGGFESHLACAADGAFYVTDPFEGCVHVYSPDGELLRKITHDLEGRSLGKPVGILCLPDGKVLITDISVGLSGVKRVE; encoded by the coding sequence ATGTATACCGCTGAAAAACGAATTCTATCCGCGATTGCGTTGCTGGTCATTTTTGGCGTTGCGCTCTTTCTGCGCTTTGACGGGCTGGACTGGGCGTATAAAGACGGCGCCTATTCATTTCACCCCGATGAACGCCACGTTGAGAGTTGCGTCAATCAAACCCGGCCTCAAGGGCTGAGCGCCGAAGAGCTGAACTTGCCGCTGCGGCAAAAGGTTGACTTGTTGGTTGAACGCAACCTGAAAGTCGATCCAAACCGCAATTACGGCCCCAATGACCCCGACCGCCCCGGCCTGAAGCCCGTCAATTATAACTACGGTACGCTGCCCAACCATCTCTATTTGCTCGCAAGGACTTACTTTGCGCAAAGTTATATCCCTGCTGAGAACGAGGCCAAGGGCGAATGGGTGTTTCTCAATTTTCCCGACGCCTTCAGCCTGTTCGCGCTCGGTTTTGTATTGTTGCTTGGCTTGTCGATGTATTGGGGGCTGTGCCGCGACCTGAAAACCATCGAGGCCAGCGCGACGCCCTGGTATCTCGACCCCCGGCGCTTGTTTTATTTTATGCCGTGCCTGTTGTTACCGTTTATTGGATTGTTCGTCGCGGTCGCCGTACCGCAAATCGCGATGGATTTTTCCCACTATGATCCTGAGCGCTCATCGGTGCTCATCATAGGCCGCATGGTCACCGCCTGGGCGGGGGCGTTTACGGTATTGATCGTTTACCTGATCGGACGCAATGCGTATAACCCGTTGACCGGGCTGATTGGCGCGGCGTTTCTGGCGACGGCGATGGTGCATGTACAGTGCAGCCACTTCGCGACGGTGGACGTTATCCTCGGCTTTTTCGCGACGGCGGCGATCTACGCCATGCTGCGTCTCGCGCAAACCGGACGGCTGCATTGGTATCTGCTCAGCGCGGTTTGCGTCGCGTTTGCGGTTGCGACCAAGTGGAGCGGATTGGTGTTACTTGCGCCGTTGTTTATCGCGCAAGCCATTGTGACGATGGGCGGCGCCAAGCGCGGCGTCGAGCGCTGGGTCCATCTCTTCTGGCTGCTTGTTTATGGATTGTTCTTTTTGTTTTTCATCCAGGCCGCGCGTTCAACCACGCCGCCGTTTAACGAAACCATCGGCGCATTTTGGTCGGTTTTTCTCAGCGGCCTTTGGTGGATGCTGCCGACGCTGGTCCTTGCATTCGGCTTATCTCTTTACCTGCTGCGTATGCAAATGATCTGGGACGGGCGCTATCGCGGCTGGCTGGGCGACGCATGGCGCGTCTATAAGCCCTGGCTCTGGTTTGAACTCACGGGATGGGTCGGGTTCGCGGCGTTTTTTATCGGCGAGCCGATGGCCTTCTATGACGCAAAGCAATTCGCCGCCGACATCGCCGCGCAAGCCGCCATGCACACCAGCGGCGCATCGCCCGTCTGGTTTACGCTGCAATATAACAACACCATCCCGTTTTTTACTTCACTCGACAATTTGTTTTATCCCTCGCTGGATTGGCTGACGGCGACGCTCATATTTTTAGGCTGCATTTATGCGCTGTGGAAAGTCTTCGTGCGCCCCAGCCGTGAAGATTTATTTCTCACTGCGTTCGTTGTCCCGACGTTTATTTTGCTCAGCACATTTCATTCAAAATTTCCGCGCTATCAATTGTTGATCTTGCCGGTGATGGCGGTGTTAGGCGCCCGGCTGTGCGTAGACATCATGCGCTTGCAGCCGATGTTGTATTCGCCCGAAGCGCCCTGGTTTGGCCCACGGCTCAAGCGTTGGACGCGCCGGGCGGGAACGGTCTTCGTTTGCGCGGCGTTGCTGTGCGGCTTGGTCTATGGCTGCGCGTACGTCGGCGTTTATGACCACCCGCATACGCTGGTGCAAGCGACGCAATACTTGCGTGAAACCATGGGCCCCCGCGCAAAGGTGTATGTGAATAATGTGGACGAAGGCGTCCATCTGCCCAACCTGAGCGATATCGGTTTTCATTACGCCGGGCCTCCCGGCAATGATATCAATGCGGCGGCTGACTATTACGCGCAGCGCCTTTCGCAGGCTGACTACCTTGTCTTTCGCAGCAAGCGGCCTTACGGTTCGACCTTGCAGAATCCCGAAACGTTCAGCGCGGTCAATCAGTTTTTGCGCGTTTTGTTTTCCGAACAATTGGGCTTTCGCGTTGATAAGGTCATTACCCAGCCGCCGCGTTTTATGGGCTGGGAGTTTCGCGTTGATGAAGAAGACGAAAGCGCGCGCATCTATGACCACCCCAAAGTCATCATCTTCAAGCGCACCCAAAATCTGGACCAAAAAGCATTGACGGAAGCGATCATTCATCCGCCCGATTGGGTGAATGAGATTTCCGCCAGCGAAATTCTGCGCCTGCGCGACGGCGCCCCGGTGTTCTCCAAGCCGCAGACGTTTCCGGTGTTGCGATGGTGGATCGCGCTGTTTGTACTCGGCTGGATCGGGTTTTTGCTGCTGTTCCCGCTGTGCACGGCGTTGCCTGATCGCGGCTACGGCGTCGCCCGGGCGGCGGGCATTGCGTTGTTTTCGTGGCTATGTTGGGTGTTGGCGTCAACGAGGGTTTTCCCCGTCTCGGGGGTGCAGTTCGCGTTTGTGCTGGCGCTGTTGTTGATCGCGGCGGGCGTCTCGGCGTATCTAAACCGCGCCGCATTGTGCGAGTTCTTTAAAAAACGCGCTATCTTATTACTGAGTTTAGAATTATTGTTTCTGGTCGTATGGGCGGTGTTTTTGTCCGTGCGCGCTTATCATCCCGCTGCCGCCTGGGGCGAGAAGCCGATGAACTTCTCGTTCATCAACGCGATCTATCGGGCGGAGGCGTTCCCGCCGGAAGACCCCTGGATCAGCGGCGAACCGGTTAACTATTACTACTACGGCCACATGCTGTTTTCGCTGGTGGGCCGCGCGGCGGGCGTTCAGCCTGAGTATCTATTTAACGTCGGCGGCAGTTCTATTGCGGGGCTGGTTGCGCTGGGCGTATTTTCGCTGATCTTCGCCATGACGCGGCGCGCGTTTCTCTCGTTGTTTGGCGTGTATCTATATCTATTCTCCGCGCATCTGCTTTCGTTTTTCCAATATGTGAATTATGCGGTCAATCATAAAGCCGAGACCGCAGCCGTGCTTGGAAACATCGCCAGCGGCGCCTGGACGGTGATGGCCTGGATGTTCACCTCATCCGCGATGTATCTGGGCGTCTCATCGCCAGACGCGACCGCGCCGCTGTTGCAGTTTGACCGCTTTGATCTCTATGGAAACCTGTTCTGGGCGATTAGCCGGGTGGTTCCAGACACCGTCGCCAATGAGTTTCCCTATTGGACGCACCTGTTTATGGATTTCCACGCGCACATGCTGGTGGTCCCATTTACGCTGGTGTTTCTGGCGATTGCCTACGCTATGCTGGCGCGTCCGTTGAACGAACTCGACTCGGGGCGCTGGACGGGCTTTGTCTTCTGGATGGCGTTGATGCTCGGCACGGTGACCTGCACCAACACCTGGGACCTGCCCGGCCTGGCGATTGTATTGATGACCGCGCTGGCGATTAAGTTCTGGCGTGAATCAAGCGTCGCCAATTCAAAAACGTATATCGAATGGACGGCGCCCTCGACGTGGCTTTCACTGGCGCGAATGCCGGGCTTGCCAGTGTTCTCTACGCTGGTGTTGAGTTACGCGCTGCTGTATCCCTTCCACTTCTGGTTCGTCTCGCGGGTCAACAGCGTCGGCGTGATGGCCCAAGGCCAGACCTCGCCGTATCTGTATGTTTTCTTCTGGGGACACTTGCTATTTCCTATCGCAATCGCGGCGGTTTTATTGGCGTCTACCCGCCGCAGCGGCGGCGTTTCGTTGTTGCGCACGGCGCTGTTTGGTTTTGGATTTATCGTCTCGCTTGCGTCGGCGATTTTGATAAGCAAGTTTAACCTGTTCGGTTTTCCATCACCGCTCAGTGAGACTTTTGCGCCGCTCAATTATGAAGTTGTCGGTTTGTTTTTGCCTTTCCTGGTCGTGTTGTTTTTCTGCTTATGGAACCGCCAACGATCAACCGAACAGATGTACGCGCTGCTGCTGGGTTTTGTTGGATTGGGCTTGTCGCTCGGCATTGAAATCTTCTATATCAACGAAGGCCGCACCCCGCCTACCCATCGTTGGAACACCGTCTTCAAATTTAATCTGCAAACCTGGTTATATTTTTCGCTGTTTGCGCCCGTCGCCTGCCTGATCGTTTGGCAATGCGTGGGCTTTGTCGGCAAAAAGACCGGCATGTGGTTTGCCTACCTGACGCGCTTTGGTTTTATTTCCGCTTACGCCTGCGTTCTTTTATTGACGCTGCCGTTCACAGTGGTTGCGCCTGCGGTCGTCATGTTCTCTGGCGGCGCCGCCTATCGCGATGCGCGCGGCGACCTGCCGACGCTGGACGGGTTGTCATGGCTCAAAGTCGAGCATTACCCCGACTACGCCGTCGCGCAGTGGTTAAAGCGTTTCGCGCCGGGAACGCCGCGCATTGCTGAGATGCCGGACGGTTATTACAACCAAGTGTCTCGTTTCTGCACCACGACGGGCCTGCCTGGAATGTTAGGCTGGTCGAACCACGTTGGCGAGCGGATGCACTACGACAAAACCGGGCCCCGCCGCCGCGACGCCGACCAGATTTATTTGTCGGGCAGCAAGAAGCAAGTTCGCCAGATTCTTGATCAATACAACATTCAATACGTGCTGTTCGGCGAGATGGAAATGAACTATCGCCGCGATAATTACGGGCGCTTTACATCATACGGCATCGAGTCGCTCAAGCGTCTTGAATCAATGGGCGATATTTTGCAATTGCAATACCGCTATGAAGACTCGTCGATCTTTGAAGTGCGCCGCGATTTGAACGCCGTCTATGAAATGGACCGTAGTACGCAAGTCCCTGATTTGCCGCCTGCGTTGCGTCCGCCTGAAGAAGGAATGGCGTTGCTGGCAGGGCAGCGCGGCGAGGGGAACGGCATGTTTATGGAACCGCGCGGCCTGGCGGTCGACGGGCAGGGCAAGGTGTTCGTCGCCGATACCTTCAACCACCGCGTCCAGGTCTTTCAGCCGGACGGCGCTTACGCATGGCAGGTCGGCGATAAAGGCGACGGCGCCAGCGAATTCAATGAACCCAACGCGTTGAGCATTGATCCTGAAAGCGGCAACTTTTTCATCGCCGATACATGGAACGGACGGGTGGTATTGCTCAACAAAGACGGCTCTTACATCGGCGCGACGCCTGCGATTTTCTACGGGCCGCGTGGGATTTTATATCATCCGCAGACCAAACTGGTTTATATTTGCAACACAGGACGCCACCTGATTCAGCTGATGCAACCCAACGGCGACCCCGCCGGGCAATGGGGCGTTGCGGGCGGCGGCGATGGAGACGAGGCGTTCCGCGAGCCAATTGGGATTGCGCTGACGCCTGCGGGCGAAGTCGCGATTTGTGATACGAGAAACACGCGGGTGAAAATCTATTCGCCGCAGGGACAATTCTTGCGGCAATGGCCCATACAGACGACCTGGACGGAAGAAGCGGGCGGCTTTGAAAGCCACCTTGCTTGCGCGGCGGACGGGGCCTTCTATGTGACCGATCCGTTTGAGGGCTGCGTGCATGTCTATTCGCCTGACGGCGAACTCTTACGTAAGATCACGCATGACCTTGAGGGACGTTCGTTGGGCAAGCCGGTCGGCATTCTTTGCTTACCGGACGGCAAGGTGTTAATCACCGATATTTCTGTCGGGTTGAGCGGCGTCAAGCGGGTAGAGTAG
- a CDS encoding CotH kinase family protein — protein MDSILRKRLFAVCLGVLSFVISESASSDILINELLAAASLEDSDGTRLEWIELVNSGSTAISLEGYSLSDDPLAPRKWLLPSVMLNPGGYILIYATGRDSIEANQYHANFQLNRDGETIYLSSSEGGVQDLIQFPNQRLDVSYGRNANGQWRYFITPTPNAANAGEEYIAYLDPPSLSQPGGVYASNLSIVLTPPAPDAELRYTTDGSKPTRTSNRFNIPVPVRRNTVLRVRAFLDGYGPSPIETHTYLVRDEQPLPIISFVSDPNNFFDPQTGLVPNASMHGDNWERPVSVEWIDANGVRQFGVDCGIRIHGGASRGRSPKKSFRLYFRDEYGPTRLRYPLFPDTPRDNFNNVVIRGGFNDTWGYDNPSQRPTAIVVSDQVTRDLHQSMGGVVAHGVFAELFVNGESWGIYNPAERITNVFNEYYFGGDDWDVISDNEANDGDLVEWTKLDAWLLRARRFNNETLIEAGQMIALDAFTDYIIINVWLQNYDWPRHNWYAARERTASGRWRFFLWDAEYSFGSGGNGFRIDQDTTQNAADTNHTSGKIFDLLSKVPEYKEVYWRRLQALQTNQLSPERVHAALDARVNEVRDAIPIEAELYGIAKPPDPAKTPADFEQAVGWAHDFIDQRWQYVLQFTEQHIGPPPVSINHWELY, from the coding sequence ATGGATTCTATTCTGAGAAAACGGCTTTTCGCCGTTTGTTTAGGCGTATTATCCTTCGTTATATCCGAATCCGCATCCTCTGATATTCTCATCAATGAGCTGCTCGCAGCCGCGTCGCTCGAAGACTCCGACGGGACCCGTTTGGAATGGATCGAACTGGTCAATTCGGGTTCCACCGCGATTTCATTAGAAGGCTATAGCCTTAGCGATGATCCCCTCGCTCCACGAAAATGGCTCTTGCCTTCAGTGATGCTCAATCCCGGCGGCTATATTCTGATTTACGCCACCGGACGCGACTCAATCGAAGCCAATCAATACCACGCCAATTTTCAACTCAACCGCGACGGCGAGACGATTTATTTATCGTCCTCTGAAGGCGGCGTACAAGACTTGATCCAATTTCCAAACCAGCGGCTTGACGTCTCTTATGGACGCAATGCGAATGGACAATGGCGTTATTTCATCACGCCAACGCCAAATGCCGCCAATGCAGGCGAAGAATATATCGCCTATCTTGATCCACCATCGCTCAGCCAACCCGGCGGCGTCTATGCAAGCAACCTGAGCATTGTTCTCACTCCGCCCGCGCCAGACGCAGAGTTGCGATACACCACCGACGGGTCGAAACCGACGCGAACCAGTAACCGCTTTAACATCCCCGTCCCGGTTCGCCGCAATACGGTGTTGCGCGTACGGGCGTTTTTAGACGGATATGGCCCGAGTCCGATTGAGACGCATACCTATTTGGTTCGCGACGAACAGCCGCTGCCGATTATTTCATTCGTTAGCGATCCCAACAATTTTTTCGATCCTCAAACCGGACTGGTTCCCAATGCAAGTATGCACGGCGACAACTGGGAGCGCCCCGTTTCCGTCGAATGGATCGACGCTAACGGCGTAAGGCAATTCGGCGTCGATTGCGGGATACGAATCCACGGCGGCGCCTCGCGCGGGCGTTCGCCGAAAAAATCGTTCCGTCTATATTTTCGCGACGAATACGGCCCGACGCGGCTTCGCTACCCATTGTTTCCTGATACGCCGCGCGACAATTTCAATAACGTAGTCATACGCGGCGGCTTTAACGATACATGGGGGTATGACAACCCCTCCCAACGCCCGACCGCGATTGTCGTCAGCGACCAAGTCACCCGCGATCTTCACCAATCCATGGGCGGGGTTGTCGCTCACGGCGTATTCGCCGAATTATTTGTCAATGGCGAATCATGGGGAATCTATAACCCGGCCGAGCGAATCACAAACGTTTTTAATGAGTATTATTTTGGCGGCGACGATTGGGACGTGATCTCTGACAACGAAGCCAATGACGGCGACCTGGTCGAATGGACGAAACTCGACGCCTGGCTTTTACGCGCCCGCCGCTTCAACAATGAGACGCTCATAGAAGCGGGCCAGATGATTGCTCTCGACGCTTTTACCGATTACATCATCATCAATGTCTGGCTGCAAAATTATGATTGGCCGCGTCATAACTGGTACGCCGCCCGCGAACGGACCGCATCAGGGCGCTGGCGCTTTTTTTTATGGGACGCGGAGTACTCATTCGGCTCTGGCGGCAATGGATTCCGAATCGACCAGGACACCACGCAAAATGCAGCCGACACCAACCACACCTCGGGTAAAATTTTTGATCTTCTGTCTAAGGTTCCTGAATACAAAGAAGTCTATTGGCGCCGCTTACAGGCATTGCAGACAAACCAGCTCAGCCCGGAGCGCGTTCACGCCGCGCTCGACGCCCGCGTGAATGAAGTGCGCGACGCGATTCCGATCGAAGCCGAATTGTATGGAATCGCAAAGCCGCCGGACCCCGCCAAAACCCCCGCAGACTTTGAGCAGGCAGTGGGATGGGCGCACGACTTTATCGACCAGCGCTGGCAGTATGTTTTGCAATTCACCGAGCAACACATCGGCCCGCCGCCGGTCTCAATCAACCATTGGGAACTGTATTAA
- a CDS encoding uroporphyrinogen-III synthase, with product MSLNQKRLLLLRSEDDMEASAQAVRERGGVAVACPMICIRPPKDTSALDAAIQKINHFDWIVFTSPHAVRFFFQRVDEKKIERNSFQVIQIAAIGPSTVNALSEQKIPVTFQAEKANAVEFIKEFPAQFRIKGQRIFLPLSDIALRTMPDGLTNAGAIVSEAVAYENAAAESLPDEARTLLQNQEIDWALFTSPSTVRNLFQCLKSENINPKFQSASIGPSTSAALRELGMEPDVEADPHTFDGLLDAIDVSGGLLDELTLS from the coding sequence ATGAGCCTGAACCAGAAACGCCTGCTGCTGTTGCGTAGCGAAGACGATATGGAAGCATCCGCGCAAGCAGTGCGCGAACGCGGCGGGGTTGCGGTCGCGTGTCCGATGATCTGCATCCGTCCGCCGAAAGATACGAGTGCGCTCGACGCTGCAATTCAGAAGATCAACCACTTCGACTGGATCGTCTTTACCAGCCCTCATGCGGTGCGCTTCTTTTTTCAGCGCGTGGATGAGAAAAAGATAGAACGCAACTCGTTCCAAGTAATTCAGATCGCTGCTATCGGCCCTTCGACGGTGAATGCTTTAAGTGAACAAAAAATTCCGGTTACCTTTCAAGCCGAAAAAGCCAATGCGGTGGAGTTCATCAAAGAATTTCCTGCGCAATTCCGTATCAAAGGCCAACGCATTTTTCTGCCGCTGTCTGATATTGCATTGCGCACCATGCCGGACGGTTTAACGAATGCAGGGGCAATCGTGAGCGAGGCGGTCGCGTACGAAAACGCGGCGGCGGAATCGCTGCCGGACGAAGCGAGAACGCTTCTGCAAAATCAAGAGATTGATTGGGCGTTGTTTACCAGCCCCTCGACGGTTCGAAATCTTTTCCAATGTTTGAAAAGCGAAAACATCAATCCGAAATTCCAATCGGCTTCGATTGGGCCTTCGACCAGCGCCGCATTGCGTGAATTGGGGATGGAGCCGGATGTCGAAGCCGACCCGCACACGTTTGACGGTCTGCTGGATGCAATAGATGTATCTGGCGGGTTACTTGACGAACTCACTCTATCCTGA
- a CDS encoding PspC domain-containing protein gives MNDDFNPNAQENAEQNTDPNAGGAATETPPPQPDPLLEEFRECFEELKSVREKILALASKDGLPPELAGALNQIASKPVADQMGEAINNVVMQDASTRMAHAVRKSHPSQWEKTGETIKSQFDKFTQEAKKLYRIEDGRVLAGVCTGLADYLNIDVTIVRVIFVVLGIVPPVTLFVILIYFFMAMILPEKKEPTP, from the coding sequence ATGAATGACGATTTTAACCCAAACGCACAAGAAAACGCGGAACAGAATACAGACCCAAACGCCGGGGGCGCCGCGACGGAAACGCCGCCGCCTCAGCCCGACCCGTTGCTCGAAGAATTTCGCGAATGCTTTGAAGAGCTGAAATCCGTCCGCGAAAAAATTCTGGCGCTGGCCTCAAAAGACGGCCTGCCGCCTGAACTGGCGGGCGCACTCAACCAGATTGCGTCCAAACCCGTCGCCGACCAGATGGGCGAAGCCATCAACAATGTGGTCATGCAAGACGCCTCCACCCGCATGGCCCATGCCGTGCGTAAAAGCCACCCCAGCCAATGGGAAAAAACCGGCGAAACCATCAAAAGCCAGTTTGATAAATTCACCCAGGAAGCCAAAAAACTCTACCGCATCGAAGACGGCAGAGTGCTAGCGGGCGTCTGTACCGGACTCGCGGATTACCTCAACATCGACGTGACCATTGTCCGCGTTATCTTTGTGGTATTAGGCATCGTGCCGCCCGTCACCTTGTTCGTCATTTTGATTTATTTCTTCATGGCGATGATTCTGCCCGAAAAAAAGGAACCAACGCCATAG